In Rosa chinensis cultivar Old Blush chromosome 1, RchiOBHm-V2, whole genome shotgun sequence, a genomic segment contains:
- the LOC112181714 gene encoding GATA transcription factor 4: protein MEDMYGLSSSSSSAQPHDYFPIDDLLDLSNDEIFSNSSSTTSSTDSHHHHYYTPPPPPPALFHPPSTTDFTNALCLPSEDVAELEWLSRFVDDSFSDFPAPPELSGSMSLPNDKSFSNRGHAKPIRQAEGSGSIRRCTHCASEKTPQWRTGPSGPKTLCNACGVRYKSGRLVPEYRPAASPTFVLTQHSNSHRKVMELRRQKEVSSQQESEEEEQQRRFYLHPNGFRVC, encoded by the exons ATGGAGGACATGTACGGTCTctcctcctcatcatcatcagccCAACCCCATGACTACTTCCCCATCGACGACCTCCTCGATTTATCCAACGACGAAATCTTCTCCAACTCCTCCTCCACTACTTCCTCCACCGactcccaccaccaccactactacACTCCACCGCCACCTCCCCCAGCTCTCTTCCACCCCCCCTCCACCACCGACTTCACCAACGCCCTCTGCCTCCCG AGCGAGGATGTGGCGGAGCTGGAGTGGCTGTCGCGCTTCGTGGACGACTCCTTCAGCGACTTCCCGGCGCCGCCGGAGCTCTCCGGATCCATGTCCCTCCCCAACGACAAGTCGTTCTCCAACCGCGGCCACGCCAAGCCCATTCGTCAAGCGGAAGGCTCCGGGTCCATCCGGAGGTGCACCCACTGCGCCTCGGAGAAGACGCCGCAGTGGCGGACGGGCCCATCGGGCCCGAAGACGCTGTGCAATGCCTGCGGTGTTCGGTACAAGTCGGGTCGGCTCGTGCCCGAGTACCGGCCCGCGGCCAGCCCGACGTTCGTGCTGACTCAGCATTCGAACTCGCACCGGAAGGTGATGGAGCTCCGGCGGCAGAAGGAGGTGTCGTCGCAGCAGGAATCCGAGGAGGAGGAGCAGCAGAGGCGATTCTATCTTCACCCGAATGGGTTTCGAGTGTGCTGA
- the LOC112167035 gene encoding uncharacterized protein LOC112167035, with protein MRRKHVEEDGISPKKLRLSLAVGRTNLDAMTMGLCNVKLVKKVCKKRSGPKGSKNKAKELKVVQASPPKKDKSPRKDLILNSLEPKLQDSVLCCTTPHAVWEDLRERFELGNAPRIFQVQRDIYRIEQGQSSIAEYYTKLKGLWDELASYNTVTCTRGAQNDLSKLMQFLMGLNESYAATRGHILLMNPLPSVRQAYASLVQEEKQRELGSPLIAPFNTAAMAIRSYFRSQPHMQGNQGNTQASNFCPYAPIKHCTYCGKDYHTEATCHKKHGYPPGHHLYKGPKEANSTRQRQGSPSSNHVNANPTFKELQGMLPNLTEDHYTQVIAALTPTPQIPQANATTSATEYATGLGYEDDDWCG; from the exons ATGCGGCGCAAGCATGTAGAGGAGGATGGAATTTCCCCAAAGAAACTGCGATTGAGCTTGGCAGTTGGAAGAACCAATCTGGATGCTATGACTATGGGTTTGTGCAACGTGAAACTGGTCAAGAAGGTGTGTAAGAAGAGAAGTGGGCCAAAAGGTTCAAAAAATAAAGCAAAGGAACTCAAGGTTGTTCAAGCTTCTCCACCAAAGAAGGATAAGTCTCCAAGAAAGGATCTG ATTCTCAACTCTCTTGAACCCAAGCTTCAAGATTCAGTGCTCTGCTGCACCACACCACATGCTGTTTGGGAAGACTTGCGAGAGAGATTCGAATTGGGCAACGCCCCTCGCATATTTCAAGTTCAAAGAGACATTTACCGTATTGAACAAGGTCAATCATCTATTGCAGAGTACTACACAAAGCTGAAAGGCTTATGGGACGAGCTTGCTTCATACAACACTGTCACTTGCACTCGTGGAGCGCAAAATGATCTCAGTAAGTTGATGCAATTTCTTATGGGTTTAAATGAGTCTTATGCTGCTACTCGTGGACATATTTTGTTGATGAACCCCTTGCCTTCCGTGAGACAAGCTTATGCTTCCCTCGTCCAAGAAGAAAAGCAACGGGAACTTGGTTCCCCTCTTATTGCCCCATTTAACACCGCAGCGATGGCAATACGCAGCTACTTTAGATCACAACCTCATATGCAAGGGAATCAAGGCAATACCCAAGCAAGCAATTTTTGTCCTTATGCCCCAATCAAGCATTGCACTTATTGTGGCAAGGATTATCATACTGAAGCAACTTGCCATAAAAAGCATGGTTACCCTCCTGGTCATCATCTCTACAAAGGACCTAAGGAAGCTAATTCTACAAGACAACGTCAAGGAAGTCCCTCTTCTAATCATGTTAATGCTAACCCAACATTCAAGGAACTTCAAGGAATGCTTCCTAATCTCACTGAGGATCATTACACTCAAGTAATAGCTGCCTTGACTCCTACACCACAAATCCCTCAAGCCAATGCTACTACTTCTGCAACTGAATATGCTACAG GACTTGGCTACGAGGATGATGATTGGTGTGGGTAA